The genomic window GATTGAATGGGGGGgtggaagagaggagaggagaatgGCATGAAGGAGCAGATGTTGTCTCGGTATGTTTTGGAGACACAGGATAGCATCCATGTATGTACGACTGTGTCTGAGGAACGACGATACCCCATGCCTTGTCATTTCACTTGATGGTGCCCTTTGTTTATGTGACTATGCTATTCATAGAAGAATAGGGACTTGCTCTATCTTGTCGAGTTGATGTCGGTCCGAGATATGACCGTTTGTCGCAGTGTAGCGTCTTGGCCTGCAGCATCCTAGAGACTGCCGGCCATGTCTGGTTCAATCAACATGAAGTATCTACAAGGTTGCCAGAGAAGGTAACCGTgtaatactaatactaaTACTATTCTTGACTGGTCTGTGAGGCAATAGTTGATGGAGTGTCAGGGGAATCGCaccgccatcaacaccacatcTCCACACTCTAGCCTCACCTGAGGCACGCCAACCAATAGCAAGTCATGCCGAAGAGTTCACCCCAAGAGCGGAGACAAGAGAGATCAGCACATCACTCAACCATTGCGACAAAGCCTGCTTATCTGGCGTACGTAGAAAAACGTTGGCGCCATGGTGACGTTGGGTGAATATGCAGGTGGCCGTTCTCTCTCACGCCTCTGGCGAATAATTTCACCGGAGGCTCAAACTCTGCCAATGATGCTTGCAGATGGGTGAGCACAGCCATCTCTCCACTGCATTCAGCTCAGTCACTGTGGAGAAGAGAGTCGGGGTACTTTAAGGCTTGATGTCGCTGTCTCAACTTGCGGGGAGCATTCATTGATCTCAAGAATCGATACGACTGGTGATCGAGAGAAACATGGACAAGTACTCCATTCCGTGTGAGCCTGTCGCAAAGTCGGCTTCTATCGTGGCCGGCGACCACTTCCGCTTCACCCTGATCAATGACACGGTTCTCCGATACGAATGGTCTGAAGACGGCGTCTTTGAGGACCGTCCCTCGACGTTTGCCCTCAATCGACAGTTTCCGACTCCCGAGTTCTCAGTTTCGAACACGgatgagcagctcgagaTAAGGACCTCTTCGTTCCAGGTCACTTACAACAAGAAGCGCTTCGACCGATATGGACTGGTTGTCAGCTTCAGCAACAAGAATACGCTCTGGGGTGCTGATTGGCGGTATGGAGAGGTTCCTCAGAACCTGGGTGGGACGGCGAGGACCCTTGATGAGGTCAATGGGCGCTGCGAATTGGAGCCTGGTATTCTGTCTCGAGCTGGGTACTCTGTTCTCGATGATAGCAAGTCGATGCTGTTGGACGGGGCTGGGCTGGCATCGCCTCGGAGGCCTGGAGACCGCATTGATGGCTATCTTTTCTGCTACGGCCACGACTACAAGCTCGCCATGAAGTCTTTCTTTGCCATCTCGGGCAAGCAGCCACTTCTGCCGCGGTGGGCACTTGGCAACTGGTGGAGCCGATACTATCCCTATACGGACGAGCAATACCTACAGCTCATGGATAAgtttgagaaggaggaggttcCGCTGACTGTGGCCGTCGTCGACATGGACTGGCACGAGGTTCACGGTGATCACATCCCTCACGCCGGGTGGACGGGCTATACGTGGAACAAGAAGTTGTTCAAGAATCCAAAGGCTTTCACCAGGGCTTTGCatgacaagaagctcaaggtcacTCTGAATGATCATCCTCATGCTGGAGTTCATCACCATGAGGATTTGTATgaggagatggccaaggatcTTGGGCACGACACTTCTGCCAAGGCGCCGATCCTGTTCAACCCTGTTGATCCCAAGTTTATGCACTCATATTTGAACACTCTTCATCGCAGTCTTGAGAATGATGGATGCGACTTTTGGTGGATTGATTGGCAGCAGGGCCCGTACTCGAGGGTTGTTGGTCTCGATCCTCTTTGGCTTCTCAACCACTACCATTTCCTGGACCACGAACAGCAGAACGGCAAAGGCAACGCCGTTATCTTTTCTCGGTTCGGCGGTCCTGGAAGCCATCGCTATCCCGTTGGTTTCTCGGGCGACAGCATCATGACATGGGAGTCTCTCGAGTTCCAGCCCGAGTTCACGGCGACAGCCTCAAACATCGGCTACGGATGGTGGAGCCACGACATCGGCGGCCACATGGGCGGATACCGCGATCATGAGCTTGCAGCTCGATGGGTGCAGTACGGAGTCTTTTCTCCCATCATGAGGCTTCACTCGCAGAACGGGCAGTTCACGTCCAAGGAGCCTTGGCTGTACCGACCCGAGTTTGCGGCTGTGATGAAGAAGTTTCTGCAGTTTCGACATCGCATGCTTCCTTATTTGTACTCAATGAATTGGGTATCaagagaggatgatgagcctCTTGTACAGCCGCTGTATTGGAAATTTCCCGAGAGGGATGAGGCTTACAGTAAGCCGAACGAGTACTACTTTGGGTCGAGCTTGGTGGTTGCGCCGATCGTGAAGCCTCGCGATACGAGGACCAACTGCGCCTCGGTCGACGTTTGGGTACCTCCTGGTCGGCATGTTGACATTCTCACGGGCGTGGTGTATGATGGCGACCGGGACATCAAGATGTATCGAAGCATCAACGAGATTCCTGTGCTTGCGCCTGAGGGTGCCATCATTCCACTGGACAAGAAGAGTGAACCCGGAAACGGCTGCGGAAACCCTGACCACTTTGAAGTTCTCGTCTTTATTGGCAAGAATGGTTATTTTACCATGTGGGAGAGTcttgaggacgacgaggtccACAAGAAGGGTCTGCATCGCGAGTTCCATCTTCGCTGGGAACAGTCTATGCGGTTTCTAGAGATCGGAGGTCACCCCTTGGATAGAAGCTGGACCATCAGGTTTGTGTCGCTGACGGAACGGCCCAAGGGCCTGGAGGTTTACGACAACAACTCCAAAGATGTGGAGGCAAAGTGCTGGGTTGAAGAGTATCCCAACCTCCCCGGCTTGGTGGTCGAGATCCCGAAGGCCAAGGGCGAAAAGCATGATATTGAGTACGTTCATGTACTGCTGGGCGAGAGTACGCAGCTGAGCGTGATTGACCACTCGAAGCGCATCCAAGACGCGATTCTGGATTACCAGATGGATATGGCGGCCAAGGAAAAGGTCTGGGGCATTGTTCAGTCGTCTCAGCCCACTGCAGTCAAGGTTGGACAGCTGATGAGTCTTGGGCTAGACCAGGATCTGCTTGGGTCCGTGATGGAGTTGCTTCTGGCTGATAGTCGATAAAATGGATGGATAGAAGAGTGATGGATATAGGTAGAGTATGGATTAGATTGACAGAGCTGTGCTCTGGTATGAACAGCTGCCACCTGTTTGCAAGTGTGACGGAGTTCCACATCAACACTCAACACAACCACATCGTCCGACGAGGCATGGTCGTAGATCTCGGCAATCATGAAGCAAATGAGGGTATCAAAAAGAAAATAGgcaaaagaggaaaaaaaaaacatacaacaccggggattcgctggtcgtcaccgacccaactactaatccaGCGCTTCGCAGCTTgactatgggagagcggacgggatcccgtatTTTCTACGAgctatggtcgtatgtgctaGAGAGAGGGAAGGATTCAGCTTAAGAGGAGGGTGGGTGCAAATCCGTCTTCATCTGTGAACAAGGCAAGGATAGTCGTCTAGCAGTTCATTGTATTGACTTTGGCCTTGTTAGACTCGGGCTTTCGTGTTCAGTGTGATAACGACATGAGACCAGAACTCACGATAGTTCTCAACTTTATTTCTCACGATAGTTAAATAATCATACTTTCCAAACTCACTCTCCCATATATTTGCCTACTGGGGTGGGTATTAGCATGCATTAATAATTTCAAACCACCTCAATCACATCAGCATTTCTATACCAGCAAAGCATGTCTAATCCAACATATATCAAAAAACTTTTTGTTGCACAAGGTTGAATATTCCAAGGTCGGTATAGTCAGTCCTTGCATGTTCACGGGATCAACATGGGCGTGTGGTTGGCTGGTCGTAATAAGCATGTCGAATGGTGGGGCAACACAAGACCAACTTGaacctcttctcttcctcccgcCACGTCTTCAACACTCGAATTCATCAACGGCACGACATCCCATGTCATCCAAGCTGAGAAACGCCAATCCCTGTGACGGATGCGCCCTTAGACGCGTCAAATGCGAGGATTCGAGGCCTTGCCGCGAGTGCCGGCTCAGAGGCATCGAGTGCACCGTCTTACGAGCCCGGAAGAAGCGTGGGCCGAAAGGAGGGCCGAGGACCGCGACGAAAGCTAGAGTCGAAGAGTTTCAGAGGAGTATTAAAGATTCCGAGGGTCATTCGGCAACCTGTTTCGAAGAAAACGCCGAGTCGAGCAGGTCACTGTCAGAGTCGCCCTCATTACAAAGCAATCCGCAGCCTCCCTATCGCCTACCCCTGGCCGACTACAAGCGCTTTCTCGGAGTTTTCAAACAGAATTCATACTCCATATGGCCTGTCGTTGATTGCGACAAGGTTCTCTCGGACATGACCCAAAACGACCAAGATCATGAATCTCATGCCTTGGCGGCTTCACTCTGCGCAGCCACAATAGCCCAGCTTCGACTCCCAGAGCACACAAACCAACGGAACACGCTGTCATCCCTGCAATTTGCGACTGACTGTCTGCAATCCAGGGAGCTGTATGACTACCGTGAAACCTTTTCCATAGCTTCCGTCTTAATACCCTTCTTTCTCCACGTTTACtacgccaacgccaacaagcTGCGGACAGCTGGCCTTTTTTTGAGAGAAGCGATCACCTATGTTCAGTTACTGGAACTCGGACACCCTGAAAGATATTCGCACTTGTGCAAGAGAGAACGGGCACTCCGGCTCCGCGTTTATTGGCTTCTTTTGATTTCTGAAAGGTTTGTGACCTCGGTATCAGCCCAGACAATCAACAGTCAATTGATTTCTAATGATAGGACATACTCTGCTCAACACGGATTGCCATCTGTGCTTCGAGCTATTAATGTCATGCCTTATCTCGATAATGATATGGGCGATGAACACCTAATGCAATCCTTTATATCACTAGCACGGCTCTTTGCATATCTCGAAGGGAACCTCGCAGTGCCCTCATACAGTCAAGAGCCTCTCGAACGACAGAAACTTGTATCTTATCATGCTGACTTGTGCATGGACTCGCACGATCAGGCTGCTCACGAGGCCCAACGGGTCGACCTGTTCGTTACACGGCAATGGATACGACTCCTTTTGTGGGAGTATACAGCGCAGCATTTTATAATGTCTTGCTATCCCGATGATCAAGCTTTCTCGCTGTTTCTGCCAGTCAAGATTGGGCATGAAATGCTTTCGCTTTTTTCAATGGTGACCAGCGCTGCCATCAAAGCTCACGGATATGGCATGGTAAGTCAAGATTTCTCGCTGCAACAAACTTACTCATGTATTTTGCAGGAACTCAAAGTATTCCGACTAGCAGATGCAATGCTGGACATTTTTGCCTGTACACCGTGCTCTGTCCGCGGAAATGGCATGCTTGTTGGCTCTGGAGATGTTTTGGCCACTCTTGCACGCGTTCTGCTTGCAGTTGGCGGGAAGGAGTCCAGGTTTTTGCATAGAATGCATGAGAGGATGTCGCAGTTGGAAGTGAACGACAGACAGTGGCCATACGCTGTCATTTCGGAATCAAAAGACGAGAACGATGATGGTAGGGTTGTTGACGTATCTTGACCATGCTTAAGATGAACGACAAAAGGAACAGCGCGAGCAAATATCAAAAGAACTAGTCACAGTGTATGCAATGGGTAATCTTAGCGGGTTCGATTTGGACGGCGTAATGGGAAAATCAGGAGACAGCTCTGAGAGTTTATCAAGAGTCATAGAATAATAAATGCTTGATTATATTTCAACTAATTCAAACAGGGTACAGTCATTACGCGTAACATCTTATGCCAGCTCACACTCAATCAGGCTCTCAACACCATTGGCAACAGTCCAGATGTTGCAGATCTTGAGACCCGCGTTGCCGAGTAGGTTCTCCCAGTTCTCTTGGGTACGCTCCCTTGAGGCCAGCAGCGTCAGCATCATGACGTCGAGGGCTGTCGCCTCCCACTGGGCGCCCGTGTTAGGGATGACGTTTTCGTTGATTAGGAGCTTGCTGTAGCCGGGCTTCATAGCTCCCATGGCTctcttgaggatcttggtgCACGTCTCGTCGGACCAGTCGTGGAGGACTGAGTGCATGTAGTATGCGCGGGCACCTAAAGTCAAAGTTAGAGGAGTTGAGGAGGCTGGGTTAGGGTTATGTACCTTTGATGGGCTGCTCGGTAAAGAAGTCGTACTTTGTCCTCTCGATCTTCTCGTCGAGCTTGGTGATCTGGTCGATGACGACGGGAAGATCCTGGAGGACAAGACGTCCAGGTGCGTCAGGGAACTTTCGACGGAACTCTCCGATGTCATGGCCGAAGGAACCGCCGATATCTACGAGAAGAGTAGCATCCTCGCTCTGGTCAAAACCGTTGAGAAGCTTCTCCTGAACAGGGAAGAAGTCGGCGTCCATCCATGAAGGTCGACCTTGTCGGTAGCCGCCCATGTGAAGGTGGAACATCTGGCCGTAAGGGGGGTTGGTGTGAAGGTGCTCGAAAAAGGTCTTTTCTGTGCTGTATCCATGTTGGAGGGGAGAGTTGCTGATGTCTGTGGGATCCTTCCATCCGTTGTTGTTGGCGTACTCGTGGAACTTGCCAAGAGCGTTGATGCATGCACCAGAACTACAGAACGTGAGTGACatgtggtgttgaggttggaAGAGGATCTTACATGCAAGGGTATCCGGCGTTGATGAAGGGGAAGGCCATGGACTTGGTAAAATTGTTGAGCTCATATCGGTCTTGTCCAAGCTCGGTGAGGTATCCCATGGCGGAGACATGGCGTAGGAGACGGGCTACACGGTTAACATAGGTCTCTCCAACATGGATGGGGTACCTTACAGAGAAGAGCGGGTTCAATCCCCTTTGCTTCGGCAACTTCGGCGACGTTGAAGGGGCCGTTGATCTTGGCAAGGTACGGCCAGAGTCCCTTGTCGGTACCGGCAGTCAAGGCACAATGAAGTGAAGGCTAAGATGTGTTGTTAGACGACATGGACTTAGGACAAAGAAGGTATTATCACTCACCTCGGCCCAGCAGTGACGGAGCATGGTCTCTCTTGGGGTCTCAAGTGACTGCCAAaggctcttggccttggccatgagCTTCAGTCTGGCATCTGAGTCTTCCTTGTCAAAGGTCTCACCCAAAGCGgtgatctccttgatcagATCAGGGACGGCATCAGCATTAGTAGCATTCAAGGCAATAGACACATCCTCTTCTGAAAACTTTTCAGAGTCTTCACTGGGGTCATGTGTAGTAACGGACTCGGCTCCGTCATGAACAGATGCGCTTCCAGAGCTGACACTCTGCTCCTCGTCGATGCTGATGACTTGGACACCGGCCTGACCGTCGGCTGTCTTGAACGCAATAACCTCTGGGAGGTTGCTTGTCTCGGGTTGAACGGTCTCGGGCATATTGAAAAAGACTTTGAAGAACAGATATAAAGTGAGGTGTGTAGGTTACTGCAAGAGAATGCAACTaagaaggttaattaatTGCTTTGGATGGAATAGAAGACTGCAGATAGAAATACTAAACCACTTCTGCAAGTCGCCCAGGCCACGTAAGGGTCAACCAGTCCGTTGGCTGTTGTGTCCATCTCCCTGTTCCTGCATGATGACTACCGCCATGGTTCTTGGTGCCCCCCTGAGATAGTGGCACAAAATCGCCGCATGTCGTTCGAAACCAGACACCGGATCATACTCCGCGACCGTCTAGGTAACAGTTTAGAGCGATCTTGGAGACGGACCTCGCGCCACTTGCTCGCAAAGAAGTGCATTCTCCTCCTTGCCAAGGATGAACCCCTAACGGTTTTGGTGCCGACGACAAGTTGCGCCGGGACTAGGTGATCCTCAGCCTCGCAACAAGCCTTCCTTTAGGGGCAGGTACACGTGTATATGGTCTTAGCTAGGCGTAAATGTTCCGGAAACTTGCTTGATGGCCTGGTCACTAGACGAGCGCTGGATGCGACCTGAATCAGCTTTGGGAGTCTCACGATGCTACATGGAAGCGCAAAGAGGATTAGCTTGGAACGACGACTTCCTGATTAGCAAACAGGATGCTTTTTAATGATCTGCGTGCTATGTTGGTAGCGTAAGCCCAGAGTCGAACGACCAGGGGTCCCGTCAGCATCCATACCCCTGACTCGCGGAGACCGGCACCGGAACCGCAGACTAATAGCCAACGGCATTTGGCCTTGGGGGAGGGTCGGTGCTTCGCATTAGATGTGGTAGCCTCGACTTTTTTATCAGGTGTTTGCAATTGGTGTCTGGAATGAAAGGGCGACGACCGTTCAAAAGCCGTTGGAAAACTATCCACAAAGCGCTTACTTTAGATGGAATTGGCTGGTCTAATAGACACGGGACAAATTAGTAAAACGTCGACTGTCACTAGCCTCCAGAGCCGCGGCGCTTTCCAACGCGGTTTGGAAACAGTCTGGTCCTATTTGGGACGGATAGCGTGAGGTGATCACACCGGCACTAGAGCAGTTGAGGCTCTCCCCCGGAAACAACTGGCGCAACATCATTCCTCTGTTGGTTCCAGCTCGAAGGACCCCTAGCTAGAGGACTTGGCCATTGCAACGCGAGCCGGGGTAGGGCTTCGGCACGCGCTTCCAGATGGTCTGTGAGCCGCAGGCTAACTAACGGTGCAGAACCGGGGGTGGGCGAACATCACGCTATTCGTGTCGATCAGGGCCGTTGGTCTGGCCAGGCCAGCTCATGTCTCGGCTCATGCAAGCCTCCTCTGGCAGCTAGAGAGAGGCGGGGAAGAAAAAGGATGTGCCGGCTGTCGCGGCTAAGGACCAGAAGCAAGTTGATCTTCAGTGGCTTGCATGTGGGGTGGGAATTTTGGAGTCTGGAGTTGACAGCTCTGATGCTTAAACATTCATCTTTTAACGGCAAGTTGATATATCTGCTTCTTCTACAATGTTTGTTTGAGATGCAGAATTCAGCACTAATCATGATGCTCTAGCTCGTTTCTTGCCACGATCTCATGTTCCATTGCCAATCGCTGCTGACATCCGACGTGCCGCAGGTAGCGAGAGCGGTATGTCCTCTGCCGCCCTAGTGCTCTTAGCTTAACGGCTCCCCTGAGTTCCGAGCGCTGCTTGTGCTTTGAAGCCATgcatgaggaggatgagataCCTGGTTTATCCTTGTAAGATCCTCCAGTCGGCCGACTCGAGGCAGAAGGAATCTGCCGAGTCACAGTTTGTGATCCTCGACGGGCAACTACCGTTCCATTGTGCAAACTCCTGCCCGCCCGCGTCGATCTATGGCACAATGGCCACTTGTTAGTCCACCTGAATATGAAGGGGTTTTGACATGGGGAGAGGGAGCACGAGCTGAAGATCCTCGAAGCGCAAATGCTCGTGGCGTTCCAACATGCATAATTAGGCACAGGGTGCTCGCTTTGGGCGCTATCCACCGCCTatcccccctccctccctctcgaTTTCTGCTGTTGGTCCTCCATTCTTTTTACTTTTGGTTTCTTCTTTGGGGCTTCTTTTTGTGTTTCTCCATTCTTCCTGCTTTGGACTTGTTTTTCTTGTTTCTGGCTGGCGAGAATGACGACCGAAGCTCCAACACATACCCAGGCCTACCTTGACTCCAACAAGGGTCCGGTCATCTTGGGCGTCATACTGACCGTGTCTGTTCTCAGCACGATATTTGTCGCTGGGAGGGTGTACACTCGCAAAAAGATCCTGGGCGCCTTGCATCTTGATGACTGGCTTACGATTGTGTCGGTGGTAAGCTTCACCTCTTTGTCACGTCTCTGAATGATACTGATTGAGAGTTGAAAATAGATATTCGTATGGACTCAGGTTGCCCTCTCTATAATAGCTGTCCGTCGGGGCAATGGCAGACACTTTGATACCCTCTCCCTGTCGCAGAAGCAAGATGCAATCCTCTTCACGATACTGGGATTCCCCTTTGGAGTCATGGCCTTTGGCATCCCCAAGCTAGCCGTCGTCGCCTTGCTGACGCGCATCATGAACCCCGGACGATTGCAGCAAGTCATCCTCTGGGGTCTCGCCGGGTGCTGCATGCTGAGCTTGGCCGTGTGCATCGTCATCCTGTTTGCGCAGTGCAGACCCGTCGAGTCCCAGTGGGACTTTTCCATCACCGAAAAGACATGCTGGAGTCCCTACATCTTGGTCGATTTCGCCATATTTGCTGGATGTGAGTCGGCGTCATTTGCTCGTCATCGTGGACTTGGCTGACTCGCGATAGCACTGTCTGCGACTACCGACCTGTACCTTGCCGTGTACCCCGCTGTTATTCTGTGGCGATTGCAGATGAACATCCGAAAGAAGATTGCTTTGTCTTTTGCTTTGGGAATTGGGTCCATGTATGTGCTGCCTTTCTCAATTGGCATCAGTTGCTCATGGTCGTCTAGTTCCACCATCGTTGCCATCTACAAGTGCACTCGACTTCCATCATTAGCAAGTCCCGACTTTTCTTGTTAGTCTTACAGTTGAGAGGGGTGAAGGTTCATAGGACTAACAAATATGTAGATGATACCTCGGACCTAGTCATCTGGACAATGTAAGCACAAAGACCTCACACAAACCTAACACCTCAAGAGATGTACTAACCCTGCCTCAGCATCGAAGCGAgtaccatcatcatcgcatGCTGCATCCCCGTCCTCCAACCCCTCGTCGATCTCCTCATGGGCCGCCGTACCTTCGACACCTCGTCGGGAGGATATAAACACTATAACTCGTCGGGATACCAAAACTACGGCTCCTCTCGAACGGGGCAGCACCGATCGGATATCGAGCTCAGTACGAGCCGACAAGGTCATACAGCGCCGAAAAGAGACATGTCCAATGTCAAGTATCTTGGCTCTGGAGCTGTAGAGCTCGACTCACAAGAGAGCATCCTCCAACATGACCGTACCAAGACACCAGACCAGACTTCTGTTCACACACCAGTATGAGTATTTCTGCGGGCAAAATAAAGGAGGATACATGGCGAGCAAATTGCTTGCACGCTGGAGTTGTTTGGAATATTGTTCAATATTGTAAAATACTTATACAGACCTTTTCATGATTATGTATTGAGGGTATCAAGGCGAAGGAGTCTCTGGATAGGCAGAAAGGTGTTTTAGAGCAAAGGCTTGATAGAGATAGGTGTGCTAAGCGATTTAGAAAAAGTGAAGAGACTGCACTTTTTAGGATCTATGCCATTGATTTCATTTCAACCCGTCTGGTTTCAAGTGCATGTTTGCAGATGTGCATCTGcttgtggtgatggtgacttGAGCAACCTCAATATGAAGGACTCGACTCCGCATGAAGCGGTTTGAAAGCTCCTCTCATGTTATTGGAAAATCTTCACGTTCCCATCAACAGACTAGTGCGGTTCCTGTTCGTTCTGTTTTCTCCCTATGTCAGAGTGACACTTACTTTCAAATATCTTTAGTTAGATCCTGGCACAGGCAATGTCAATCTCTCGGTTCGACCGGGTAGCCCTAGCTAGATCTTGTTGGCAACCGTCGTCGATTAGCACGAAGAAAGTTTGTTAATATTCTCTTTCAAGCCTCATATAGAGGATCTTGGTGGGTGACAAACATTCAATTTATCCAAGGTCTTATCACCCCGTCGCATACATCGTTACCAACGTGCTTGATCTACCTATTTTCGTCCCATCTTTCAGTTTGTGCGAACTACATGCTCAAATAATAAATCCAAGCTCAGGCACCTAATCGAGAATAATACATAGACGCTGCTTCCCGTGCTGGTGCATAAACCTTCCTCTACTTAACCTGTGCTGTTGGTTTGCGTTGTGGTACTTCGGTAACTCATCAAGCATGACACATCGATCAGTCTCACGCCACGGTGTTTGAAATTTTTGGGTCATGAGCCCGCTCGACGATTCTGCTAACAGGCTTGAACAAAATGTATCCGGCCCTCACGCGCTTGGATACCATATTGGCCTTCGTCTCTTCTGCAGACCGATGGGTACTTTCGCCAAGTCTGGGGCCCCAGGTTTGTCTCAAACTGGTCGACAACTGATTCAGGTGGCTCAACATGGCTGAAACTCGAGTAGCAACTGCCTACCTCAAGGGAGGAAGTGGCATGCCCAAATTTGAAGCCTGAAACCTTGTGTCGACCATTTGTGAGACTTTTGAAGCGGTGAGCACTTGAGGTCCAGGGATGGCTCTCCGCCATAAAGGCAGGAACGGGTGGGCCCCATCAACAAGGGGTCCTGCCAAGCTGTCAGAACCAGGCACAGACGACCTCGAGTAACACATGCTTGATCACATGACTGGTCACAACAAGACAAGTTTGAGGTCAGACATTGCCGTTTTtgttttcccttctttccaTCCTTTGACTTCACGGCAGATATTGATTTGGTACAACGGCATCCGACTGTTTGCTCCTCACGTCTATCCATACGATAAGAGGTCTATCACGACCTTTGAACGAACGTCCTGGTGGGACTTGAAGCTGGCTATCGGCCTTTGTCATCTTCTTTGTGCTATTCAGTCACAAACCAGCAGCCATGTTTCCATGGCGCGTAGCCTCAGCACGCTTGACGGCTAAGCCGATCTTGCGGAATCGGTTCAGGGCATTCTCCTCAAACAAGGCCTCACGCTTGGGCTCAAATATGAACATAACTGCAACATTCGCTGCCATGGCGGGTGCGGTTGCTGTGCCAGGACTGTGGTGGTGGATGGCCACCAACGACGACGCGCCCAGTCTCGCCGGTGCACCAACTGCAAATCTATTCACCGAGCCGGGCCCCTCCAAGGACGAAGTAACGCGGATTCTATCGCAGGAAGCATATTCCTTTCGAGTCAGAAACATTCCCGGAGTTGACAGATACGACGGCACGCAACTAAGTTCCAACTCGCCGTGCGAGGATAGGTTCGCCCATGGGAAATTTCCTTCGCCATGGAATGACGGCAGTCAGTGGATGGCTTTGGGCGTCTTCGATGGGCATGCTGGCTGGCAGACTGCAGACTTGCTGGAAAAGCAACTCATACCCCATGTGCAGCAAACCTTGAGCCAACTCAAACCAGCTTCGACAGGCGAGCCCATACCTGATGAGGATGTCCAGCGCGCTATCGCAGCAGCATTTGTGAACCTCGACAACTTGATTATCAAGACAGCCTTGGATACGGCAGAGAGCACGGAGCCACTGCaagacaagatcaagaaacAGGCCGTTGCTTATGCCGGCTCATGCGCTCTGCTATCATTATACGATCCCTCCACCAACAACCTCTATACGGCATGCACGGGTGATTCGAGAGCTGTTCTGGGACGGAGAGGAGCAGACGGCAAGTGGGAGGCGATACCCTTGTCAGTGGATCAAACTGGCGACAACAAGGAAGAAGTTGCTCGACTTGCCAAGGAGCACCCTGGGGAGGAAAACATTGTAAAAGATGGACGGGTTCTGGGCATGATGGTTTCACGCGCGTTCGGTGATGGCCGGTGGAAGTGGCCCTTGGAGTTTCAGCAGGACGCAGTCAAGAGATTCTACGGCATTCCACCTCTG from Fusarium falciforme chromosome 2, complete sequence includes these protein-coding regions:
- a CDS encoding Methyltransf-2 domain-containing protein, whose protein sequence is MPETVQPETSNLPEVIAFKTADGQAGVQVISIDEEQSVSSGSASVHDGAESVTTHDPSEDSEKFSEEDVSIALNATNADAVPDLIKEITALGETFDKEDSDARLKLMAKAKSLWQSLETPRETMLRHCWAEPSLHCALTAGTDKGLWPYLAKINGPFNVAEVAEAKGIEPALLSRLLRHVSAMGYLTELGQDRYELNNFTKSMAFPFINAGYPCISGACINALGKFHEYANNNGWKDPTDISNSPLQHGYSTEKTFFEHLHTNPPYGQMFHLHMGGYRQGRPSWMDADFFPVQEKLLNGFDQSEDATLLVDIGGSFGHDIGEFRRKFPDAPGRLVLQDLPVVIDQITKLDEKIERTKYDFFTEQPIKGARAYYMHSVLHDWSDETCTKILKRAMGAMKPGYSKLLINENVIPNTGAQWEATALDVMMLTLLASRERTQENWENLLGNAGLKICNIWTVANGVESLIECELA
- a CDS encoding PPM-type phosphatase domain-containing protein, which produces MFPWRVASARLTAKPILRNRFRAFSSNKASRLGSNMNITATFAAMAGAVAVPGLWWWMATNDDAPSLAGAPTANLFTEPGPSKDEVTRILSQEAYSFRVRNIPGVDRYDGTQLSSNSPCEDRFAHGKFPSPWNDGSQWMALGVFDGHAGWQTADLLEKQLIPHVQQTLSQLKPASTGEPIPDEDVQRAIAAAFVNLDNLIIKTALDTAESTEPLQDKIKKQAVAYAGSCALLSLYDPSTNNLYTACTGDSRAVLGRRGADGKWEAIPLSVDQTGDNKEEVARLAKEHPGEENIVKDGRVLGMMVSRAFGDGRWKWPLEFQQDAVKRFYGIPPLTPKHDFKTPPYLTAEPVVTTTKIDPNKSSFLIMATDGLWYTLKNQQAVDIVGKWVDSRTAGDTKNEPEPTYAPFEFGHFWKGVTYRFAGERLTTEDNNAAVSLLRNSLGGNHHELVAGRLAFAAPFARRLRDDTTVQVAFFNCKA